One window of the Amia ocellicauda isolate fAmiCal2 chromosome 18, fAmiCal2.hap1, whole genome shotgun sequence genome contains the following:
- the rcc2 gene encoding protein RCC2 homolog, translating into MPRKKVTDVSGNGGVKRKRGGARKKERDFSSEDEFDDFEQENPKKPGRPATKSGLQPVTVADDIKEKIKLEGPKVKGQLLIFGATNWDLIGRKEVPKQQAAYRNLGQNLWGPHRYGCLSGVQVSTVISGPCSAHSLLITTEGKLWSWGRNEKGQLGHGDTKRIEAPKLVEALGDEVIVAAACGRNHTMALTESGAVFSFGENKLGQLGHGNQTDAVPTPAQIQYNGQPLVKVACGAEFSMVVDCKGNLYSFGCPEYGQLGHNSDGKFIARAQRIEFDCELIARRVAIFIEKTKDGQVLPVPNVVVRDVSCGSNHTLVLDSQKRVFSWGFGGYGRLGHTEQKDEMVPRLVKLFDFPGRGAAQICSGYQCSFAVSETGALYFWGATNTSRESTMYPKAVQDLCGWKIRSLACGKSSVIIAADESTISWGPSPTYGELGYGDNKPKSSTTAQEVKTLDGVYMEQVAMGYAHTLVIARDDSEQEQEKLKKLPEYNPRML; encoded by the exons ATGCCACGAAAGAAGGTAACCGATGTCTCGGGGAACGGAGGGGTGAAGAGGAAGCGAGGAGGGGCCCGCAAGAAAGAGAGGGATTTCAGCAGCGAAGATGAGTTCGACGACTTCGAGCAGGAAAACCCAAAGAAACCGGGCCGGCCGGCCACCAAGTCGGGCCTGCAGCCGGTGACTGTGGCCGATGACATCAAGGAGAAGATT AAACTGGAAGGCCCCAAGGTCAAGGGCCAGCTGCTGATTTTCGGAGCCACCAACTGGGACTTGATTGGCCGAAAAGAAGTGCCAAAGCAACAGG CCGCCTACCGGAACCTGGGGCAGAACCTGTGGGGGCCTCACCGTTACGGCTGTCTGAGCGGAGTGCAGGTCAGCACCGTGATCTCGGGGCCCTGCTCTGCCCACAGCCTGCTCATCACCACTGAGGGCAAACTCTGGAGCTGGG ggCGCAATGAGAAGGGCCAACTGGGCCACGGGGACACCAAGCGCATCGAGGCGCCAAAGTTGGTGGAGGCGCTGGGAGATGAGGTGATCGTGGCAGCAGCCTGCGGGCGGAACCACACCATGGCTCTCACAG AGAGTGGCGCTGTGTTCTCTTTTGGGGAGAATAAGCTGGGCCAGCTGGGACATGGCAACCAGACAGATGCAGTGCCCACCCCTGCCCAG ATCCAGTACAACGGGCAGCCCCTGGTCAAGGTGGCTTGTGGAGCCGAGTTCAGCATGGTGGTGGACTGCAAGGGGAACCTGTACTCGTTCGGATGCCCTGAATACGGGCAGCTGG GGCACAACTCGGACGGGAAGTTCATCGCCCGGGCCCAGCGCATTGAGTTTGACTGCGAGCTCATCGCCCGCCGCGTGGCCATCTTCATCGAGAAGACCAAGGATGGCCAGGTGCTGCCCGTGCCCAACGTGGTGGTGAGGGACGTGTCCTGCGGGAGCAACCACACG CTGGTGCTGGACTCCCAGAAGCGCGTGTTCTCCTGGGGTTTCGGCGGGTACGGGCGCCTGGGCCACACCGAGCAGAAGGACGAGATGGTGCCACGCCTGGTGAAGCTGTTCGACTTCCCCGGCCGCGgggcagcgcagatctgcagcgGGTACCAGTGCTCCTTCGCCGTGAGCGAGACGG GGGCGCTGTATTTCTGGGGGGCTACGAATACCTCCCGGGAGTCCACCATGTACCCGAAGGCCGTGCAGGACCTGTGTGGCTGGAAGATTCGCAGCCTGGCGTGCGG GAAGAGCAGCGTCATCATCGCTGCTGACGAAAGCACCATCAGCTGGGGCCCGTCGCCCACCTACGGAGAGCTG GGTTACGGGGACAACAAACCCAAGTCCTCCACTACGGCCCAGGAGGTGAAGACGCTGGATGGGGTTTACATGGAGCAG GTGGCGATGGGCTACGCGCACACCCTCGTGATCGCGCGGGATGACTCGGAGCAGGAACAGGAGAAGCTGAAGAAGCTGCCAGAGTACAACCCTCGCATGCTCTGA